A window of Candidatus Nitrospira allomarina genomic DNA:
CATCTTTCGCGCATTGAATGGCCCGCTCAAGGTTATCAATAATAGGAAGTAAATTTTTCAATAATGATTCATTGCCAAATCGAATAGAATCGCTCTGATCCCGCTGGGCTCGGCGTTTGTAGTTTTCAAATTCTGCGGCCAGGCGTAAATATTTATCTCGGAAAATTTGAAGTTCTTCTTCTGGCGTTCCGCCATTTTCAGAAGCACTTTCTGATGTGTCCTCGTTCGAATGTTCTTGAGGACTGACTTCTTCTGTAGTCACTTCTCCAGTAGTTTCCTCTGTTGAAGACATGGTTTTCCCTTTTCCCGATTGTTGCGTCATAAATGACCAGTAAGAAGAGAGAGACATTCAAATTGC
This region includes:
- the grpE gene encoding nucleotide exchange factor GrpE, producing the protein MSLSSYWSFMTQQSGKGKTMSSTEETTGEVTTEEVSPQEHSNEDTSESASENGGTPEEELQIFRDKYLRLAAEFENYKRRAQRDQSDSIRFGNESLLKNLLPIIDNLERAIQCAKDAGTSGPLLEGVELTHKQFLETVSKVGVRQLNTAGNSFDPAIHQAVTQVESENMKPNTVIEEFQKGYLLHDRILRPAMVSVAKEKSELTEPGSTEESGEEGGIHV